From Salvia splendens isolate huo1 chromosome 3, SspV2, whole genome shotgun sequence, a single genomic window includes:
- the LOC121797170 gene encoding betaine aldehyde dehydrogenase, chloroplastic-like, translating into MSIPIPRRQLFIDGEWREPVNRKRLSVTNPATEEIIGDIPAATSEDVNIAVEAARRALSRNGGKDWASATGAHRAKYLRAIAAKVTERKSELAKLESLDSGKPLDEAAWDIDDVAGCFEYYADIAEALDKKQKSPVALPMNTFKCHVIREPIGVVGLITPWNYPMLMATWKVAPALAAGCAAILKPSELASITCLELADVCREVGLPPGVLNVLTGLGPEAGAPLASHPHVDKIAFTGSTATGSKIMTAAAQLVKPVTLELGGKSPIVVFEDVDLDKAAEWTAFGCFWTNGQICSATSRLIVHESIAAAFLEKLVTWCENIKVSNPLEEGCRLGPVVSAGQYEKVLKCISIAKEEGATILYGGSRPQHLKKGYFVLPTIITDVKTSMHIWREEVFGPVLCVKTFATEEEAIELANDTQYGLGSAVLSKDLERCERLTKAIQSGIVWVNCSQPCFSQAPWGGRKRSGFGRELGEWGLDNYLNVKQVTQYISDEPWGWYKSPSKL; encoded by the exons ATGTCAATCCCAATTCCTCGTCGCCAACTCTTCATCGACGGTGAATGGAGAGAGCCCGTCAACAGAAAACGCCTCTCCGTCACCAATCCCGCCACCGAAGAAATTATCG GGGATATTCCGGCAGCTACATCAGAGGATGTAAATATTGCTGTGGAAGCAGCCCGCAGAGCACTTAGTCGAAATGGGGGGAAGGATTGGGCTTCAGCAACTGGTGCTCATCGTGCCAAGTATTTACGAGCAATTGCTGCGAAG GTCACGGAAAGGAAATCAGAGCTTGCAAAACTTGAATCACTCGACTCTGGGAAGCCGCTTGACGAAGCGGCTTGGGATATA GATGATGTTGCTGGGTGTTTCGAATACTATGCTGACATAGCTGAGGCCTTGGACAAAAAACAGAAGAGTCCTGTTGCCTTGCCCATGAATACATTTAAATGTCACGTTATAAGAGAACCTATTGGGGTAGTTGGTTTGATCACGCCATG GAACTACCCTATGCTGATGGCAACATGGAAAGTGGCCCCTGCCCTGGCAGCTGGATGTGCTGCAATACTCAAACCATCCGAATTAGCATCCAT CACGTGTTTGGAGTTGGCCGACGTGTGTAGGGAGGTTGGTCTTCCACCTGGTGTTCTCAATGTCTTGACTGGTTTGGGGCCAGAAGCCGGTGCTCCTTTGGCTTCTCATCCTCATGTTGACAAG ATAGCATTCACGGGGAGCACTGCCACAGGAAGCAAAATTATGACAGCTGCAGCACAGCTTGTGAAA CCAGTAACACTTGAGCTTGGTGGAAAAAGTCCAATTGTGGTCTTTGAGGATGTTGATCTTGATAAAG CTGCCGAGTGGACTGCCTTTGGTTGCTTTTGGACAAATGGTCAGATATGCAGCGCTACTTCTCGACTCATAGTGCAT GAAAGCATTGCTGCAGCATTCCTGGAAAAGCTTGTGACATGGTGTGAGAACATTAAAGTATCTAACCCCTTAGAGGAAGGCTGCAGGCTTGGTCCTGTTGTTAGTGCTGGACAG TATGAGAAAGTGCTCAAGTGCATCTCGATAGCTAAGGAGGAAGGTGCCACAATATTGTATGGAGGTTCACGACCTCAG CATCTAAAGAAAGGCTATTTCGTCCTTCCAACTATAATAACAGATGTAAAGACATCGATGCATATCTGGAGAGAGGAAGTGTTCGGACCTGTTCTTTGCGTTAAAACATTTGCAACCGAAGAGGAAGCCATTGAACTTGCAAATGACACCCA ATATGGCTTAGGTTCTGCTGTATTGTCCAAAGATCTGGAAAGATGTGAGCGTCTGACTAAG GCAATTCAATCTGGCATCGTCTGGGTGAACTGCTCACAGCCATGCTTCTCCCAAGCACCTTGGGGAGGCAGGAAACGCAGCGGTTTTGGCCGGGAACTTGGGGAATG GGGACTGGACAACTACTTGAATGTGAAGCAGGTGACGCAGTACATCTCCGACGAGCCATGGGGTTGGTACAAGTCTCCTTCCAAGCTATGA